From the genome of Psychroserpens ponticola, one region includes:
- a CDS encoding ABC transporter permease, protein MNYEFFIAKRIIGSKAYKSSVSAPIIKIGITAIAIGIIVMLIAIATGIGLQKKVREKVIAFNGHLTINNYDSNTSNESEFPVSTTQNFYPNFNTVEGVKHIQAVATKFGVIRTESDFEGTVLKGVGKDYDWSYLEDFLVEGSLPDYSKELHNDVLISSYLANRLNFKVGDSFQMVFGKESMDEMPFIRQFEIVGVFNSGFQDIDKTYMLGDIRHVQRLNKWEKNQIGNFEVFIEDYSQLKEMDTSIRAATPSNMNTQTIEEKYYTTFEWIKIFDNNTYGIITIMIIVAGINMITALLVLILERTQMIGILKALGSSNWSIRKVFLYNATYLICLGLFWGNVIGLALLFIQKQLSILKFPDPEQYYVSIIPVHISLDYIILLNIGTFVACFLMLMIPSIIITKISPVKAIRFE, encoded by the coding sequence TTGAATTACGAGTTTTTTATAGCTAAACGCATTATTGGTAGTAAAGCGTATAAAAGTAGTGTTTCGGCTCCAATAATAAAAATTGGAATCACTGCAATTGCTATTGGTATTATTGTAATGCTGATTGCTATTGCTACAGGAATTGGGCTACAGAAAAAAGTGCGTGAAAAGGTGATTGCTTTTAATGGTCATTTGACCATCAATAACTACGATAGTAATACCTCAAACGAATCTGAATTTCCAGTTTCAACAACACAAAATTTTTATCCAAATTTTAATACAGTTGAAGGGGTTAAGCATATTCAAGCTGTTGCAACCAAATTTGGAGTTATTAGAACAGAAAGCGATTTTGAAGGCACTGTTTTAAAAGGTGTTGGTAAAGACTATGATTGGTCGTATCTCGAAGATTTTTTAGTTGAAGGCAGTTTGCCAGACTATTCAAAGGAGTTACATAATGACGTGCTTATTTCTAGTTATTTGGCTAATCGACTTAATTTCAAGGTTGGAGATTCGTTTCAAATGGTGTTCGGAAAAGAAAGCATGGATGAAATGCCTTTTATTAGGCAGTTTGAAATCGTTGGTGTGTTTAATTCTGGTTTTCAAGATATTGATAAAACCTACATGCTTGGAGATATTAGACATGTACAACGCTTAAACAAGTGGGAAAAGAATCAAATAGGAAACTTCGAAGTGTTTATTGAAGATTATAGTCAGCTTAAAGAAATGGATACTTCAATTAGAGCTGCAACGCCTTCAAACATGAACACACAAACTATTGAAGAGAAATATTATACCACTTTTGAATGGATAAAAATTTTCGATAATAATACCTATGGAATTATTACAATTATGATTATCGTAGCGGGAATTAACATGATTACAGCACTTTTAGTTTTAATTCTAGAGCGGACTCAAATGATTGGAATTCTAAAAGCTTTAGGGAGTTCTAATTGGAGCATCAGAAAAGTATTTTTATATAACGCTACCTATTTGATTTGCTTAGGTTTATTTTGGGGAAATGTTATTGGTTTGGCGTTATTATTCATTCAAAAACAGCTTAGTATTCTCAAATTTCCAGATCCTGAGCAGTATTATGTATCTATTATTCCAGTACATATTAGCTTAGATTATATAATCTTATTAAATATAGGAACTTTTGTAGCCTGTTTTTTAATGCTCATGATTCCGTCTATAATCATTACAAAAATTTCTCCAGTTAAAGCTATTCGATTTGAATGA
- a CDS encoding class I SAM-dependent methyltransferase, giving the protein MKDLFGNALRDYHNNNYTEDLITSTNISGEDKLPLPYLFRDFTEMPKLEQKALRLAKGNILDVGCGSGSHSLHLQENGFNVKAIDISEGAVEVAKSRGVKHIELKALLDETESFDTILLLMNGTGIFQELSQISTYLKHLKSILNPNGQILIDSSDIQYMYEDEDGGLWIDTNAGYYGELDYFLSYKDEEEIPMKWLYLDFERLQLACESVELKCEKVMDGEHFDYLAKISI; this is encoded by the coding sequence ATGAAAGATTTATTCGGAAACGCTTTACGCGATTATCACAACAATAATTATACCGAAGACCTCATCACTTCAACGAATATCTCAGGTGAAGATAAACTTCCTCTTCCCTATTTGTTTCGGGATTTTACTGAGATGCCCAAACTTGAGCAAAAAGCCTTACGATTAGCTAAAGGAAACATTTTAGATGTTGGTTGTGGCTCTGGTAGTCATAGTTTACACCTTCAAGAGAATGGTTTTAATGTAAAAGCTATAGATATTTCTGAAGGTGCAGTTGAAGTCGCCAAAAGTAGAGGTGTTAAACATATTGAACTGAAAGCACTTTTAGATGAAACTGAATCTTTCGATACGATTCTATTATTAATGAATGGTACCGGAATATTTCAAGAGTTATCTCAAATTTCTACTTATTTAAAACATTTGAAGTCAATATTGAATCCTAATGGACAAATTTTAATTGATTCTTCAGATATTCAGTACATGTATGAAGATGAGGATGGTGGACTTTGGATTGACACAAACGCAGGTTATTACGGCGAATTAGATTATTTCTTAAGTTATAAAGATGAAGAAGAAATACCAATGAAATGGTTATACCTAGATTTTGAACGTTTGCAACTCGCTTGTGAAAGCGTGGAATTAAAATGTGAGAAAGTTATGGATGGTGAGCATTTTGATTATTTGGCGAAGATTTCGATATAG
- a CDS encoding amidohydrolase: MKKLTILLLLIICASCSKEKIQVDSIISNANVYTVNNDFGKAEAFAVKDGKFLEIGTSSDIQSKYTSENLIDVQGKTIVPGFIDAHCHFLGLGLDQLDVDLVGTKSFEEVMKRVLDFQNGKELDYIVGRGWDQNDWEDKFFPNKKLLDKLFPETPVALIRIDGHATLCNQAALDLGGITINTKVDGGEVVMENGELTGVLVDNAVDLVWNHWPGSGYTRKDIVEALLVAQDMCFDLGLTTVDDAGLDQNTIELIDSLQNTGDLKMRVYAMVSGTEDNVDYYLNKGIIKTDRLNVRSFKFYADGALGSRGAMLREPYSDKPNHLGLLVTDLETFNKNAERIANSEYQMNTHAIGDSANHAVLQIYNKVLVGKENRRWRVEHAQVVSQEDFDLYKNVMPSIQPTHATSDMYWAEDRLGSERVKGAYAYKQLLNAYGKVALGTDFPVERVSPFLTFYAAVARQDLEQYPESGFQKENGLTREETLKGMTIWAAYSNFEEDEKGSIEVGKFADFIILDQDIMTVDQKEIPNIKVKQTFVGGEAQ, from the coding sequence ATGAAAAAACTAACCATCCTTCTCCTTTTAATCATTTGTGCTTCTTGTTCCAAAGAAAAAATACAAGTAGATTCAATCATCAGTAATGCGAATGTATATACTGTAAATAATGATTTCGGCAAAGCTGAAGCCTTTGCTGTTAAAGATGGGAAGTTTTTAGAAATAGGAACATCAAGTGACATTCAATCTAAATACACTTCAGAAAATCTAATTGACGTTCAAGGTAAAACCATTGTGCCTGGATTTATTGATGCACATTGCCACTTTTTAGGACTAGGTCTAGACCAACTAGATGTCGATTTGGTTGGAACCAAAAGTTTTGAAGAGGTAATGAAACGCGTATTAGATTTTCAAAATGGAAAAGAACTGGACTATATTGTAGGTAGAGGTTGGGATCAAAATGATTGGGAAGATAAATTTTTTCCAAATAAAAAGTTGCTGGACAAACTATTTCCTGAAACTCCTGTTGCATTAATACGTATTGATGGTCACGCTACTTTATGTAATCAAGCTGCTTTAGATCTTGGAGGCATCACTATTAATACTAAAGTTGATGGAGGAGAAGTCGTCATGGAGAATGGAGAACTAACAGGTGTTTTAGTGGATAATGCCGTAGATTTGGTTTGGAATCATTGGCCAGGTTCAGGATATACAAGAAAAGATATCGTAGAAGCTTTATTAGTTGCTCAAGACATGTGTTTTGATTTAGGTTTAACAACTGTTGATGATGCAGGACTAGACCAAAATACTATAGAACTCATTGATAGTTTACAAAACACGGGTGATTTAAAAATGCGAGTGTATGCAATGGTGTCTGGAACGGAAGACAATGTCGATTATTACTTAAATAAAGGCATTATTAAAACCGATAGATTAAACGTGCGTTCATTTAAGTTTTATGCCGATGGTGCTTTAGGTTCTAGAGGTGCAATGCTTAGAGAACCATACAGCGATAAGCCAAATCATTTAGGATTATTAGTAACTGATTTAGAAACTTTTAATAAAAACGCAGAGCGAATTGCGAATTCAGAGTACCAAATGAATACACATGCCATTGGTGATTCTGCTAATCATGCAGTGTTGCAAATCTATAATAAAGTGTTAGTTGGAAAAGAAAATAGACGATGGAGAGTTGAACATGCTCAAGTGGTTTCGCAAGAAGATTTCGACTTATACAAAAATGTAATGCCATCCATTCAACCAACACATGCCACAAGTGATATGTATTGGGCTGAAGATCGTTTAGGAAGCGAACGCGTTAAAGGTGCTTATGCTTACAAACAATTATTAAATGCCTACGGAAAAGTCGCTTTAGGAACCGATTTTCCAGTAGAACGAGTGAGTCCGTTTTTAACGTTTTATGCTGCAGTAGCTCGTCAAGATTTAGAGCAATATCCTGAAAGTGGATTTCAAAAAGAAAATGGTTTAACCAGAGAAGAAACCTTAAAAGGAATGACCATTTGGGCAGCCTATTCTAATTTTGAGGAAGATGAAAAGGGAAGTATTGAAGTTGGTAAATTTGCCGATTTTATCATTTTAGATCAAGATATTATGACAGTTGACCAAAAAGAAATTCCGAATATTAAAGTAAAACAGACGTTTGTTGGAGGAGAAGCTCAATAG
- a CDS encoding thioredoxin domain-containing protein, with translation MKKHILICLFVFGSLLVCQSQEWMTSLEAAKSLAYVQDKLLFVVWEDVTFQEYPVLMKNEQGVAVIDDLFSNESINEVIWEHFVPVIIGEQHYEELFNQIKGKRSQLYIDKFNDDTIKIMDVNGNIINAEIANYGYLDIAKFITKYAINTSFLKAEITNYRAQKEFNTAYRLASKYVDFSVLVNGNVRPEIVKLSNFYLKEAESYVTKDTSGLLKQKIELQKLKQPLVLGKAKKVLRQLKRIDVSELDSSNESLIAFLYFTSYILLKDENNASVWRSKVSLVNLKKANLIVKNNF, from the coding sequence ATGAAAAAGCATATACTCATTTGTTTATTTGTTTTCGGATCTCTTTTAGTATGCCAATCTCAAGAATGGATGACCTCTTTAGAAGCCGCTAAAAGCCTTGCTTATGTACAAGATAAATTGCTTTTTGTAGTCTGGGAAGATGTGACATTTCAAGAGTATCCTGTTTTAATGAAAAATGAACAAGGTGTTGCAGTAATAGATGATTTATTCAGTAACGAATCCATTAATGAAGTGATTTGGGAGCATTTCGTACCTGTAATAATAGGTGAACAACATTATGAAGAATTGTTCAATCAAATAAAAGGAAAACGCAGTCAGCTTTACATTGATAAATTTAATGATGACACCATAAAAATCATGGATGTTAATGGAAATATTATTAATGCAGAGATTGCAAATTATGGATATTTAGACATCGCAAAATTTATTACTAAATATGCAATTAATACATCATTCTTAAAAGCAGAAATAACCAATTATAGAGCGCAAAAAGAGTTTAATACAGCCTATCGTTTGGCATCAAAATATGTCGATTTTTCTGTTCTTGTTAATGGAAATGTAAGACCAGAAATAGTAAAACTTTCAAATTTTTATTTAAAAGAAGCTGAAAGTTATGTTACAAAAGATACTTCAGGATTACTAAAGCAAAAAATTGAGCTTCAAAAACTGAAGCAGCCTTTGGTTTTGGGTAAGGCAAAAAAAGTGTTGAGACAATTAAAAAGAATAGATGTTTCGGAATTAGATTCTAGTAATGAATCCTTAATTGCCTTTTTGTATTTTACATCTTATATACTGTTGAAAGATGAAAACAACGCAAGTGTATGGAGAAGTAAAGTTTCTTTAGTAAATTTGAAGAAAGCCAATTTAATTGTCAAGAATAACTTCTAA
- a CDS encoding exo-beta-N-acetylmuramidase NamZ family protein produces MHFKMFKNTVLLFVLVLISCGSKIKDDSAQNSEILSQVQDENSTKTENKIIVGANSTEAYLPILKGKRVGIVANQTSVIFKESASSQKAPNDYNYTHLVDSLVALNLDIKQVFATEHGFRGKADAGETVKDDIDSKTKLPIVSIYGKNKKPSKAQLKDLDIIVFDIQDVGARFYTYISSLHYLMEACAEANIPVIVFDRPNPNGHYIDGPILEMSNKSFVGMHPIPVVHGMTIGEYAQMINGEGWLENEIKCELTVIPIKNYTHEKTYSLPIKPSPNLPTDVAINLYPSLCFFEGTNVSAGRGTSGQFQVYGSPFLDKDDYTFKFVPQPNEGAKYPKHKGEVCYGEDLRDSKPLGKIHLDYLIKAYSNSIGKQEFFNDYFIKLAGTKQLQDQIESGVSEKDIKASWAKGLAEFKTMRSEYLIYK; encoded by the coding sequence ATGCATTTTAAGATGTTCAAAAATACTGTTTTATTATTTGTTTTGGTATTGATTTCTTGTGGTTCAAAAATCAAGGATGATTCTGCCCAGAATAGTGAGATTCTGAGTCAAGTTCAGGATGAGAACTCAACAAAAACCGAAAACAAAATTATTGTTGGCGCCAATAGTACTGAAGCATATCTTCCAATATTAAAAGGAAAACGTGTTGGAATTGTTGCTAATCAGACAAGTGTGATTTTTAAAGAGAGTGCCTCATCTCAAAAAGCTCCAAACGATTACAATTACACACACCTGGTAGATTCTTTAGTGGCCTTAAATTTGGACATTAAGCAAGTATTTGCAACAGAACATGGCTTTCGTGGCAAAGCTGATGCTGGTGAAACTGTAAAAGATGATATTGATTCAAAGACCAAATTACCTATTGTTTCTATCTACGGAAAAAATAAAAAACCATCGAAAGCGCAATTAAAAGATCTTGATATAATTGTGTTTGATATTCAAGATGTTGGTGCTCGTTTTTACACTTATATCTCAAGTTTACATTATTTGATGGAAGCTTGTGCAGAAGCTAATATTCCTGTTATAGTCTTTGATAGGCCTAATCCAAATGGTCATTATATTGATGGACCAATTTTAGAAATGTCGAATAAAAGTTTTGTAGGCATGCATCCAATTCCTGTGGTTCATGGAATGACCATTGGAGAATATGCACAAATGATAAATGGAGAAGGTTGGTTAGAAAACGAAATTAAATGCGAACTGACTGTTATTCCTATTAAAAATTACACTCATGAGAAAACATACAGTTTACCTATAAAACCATCACCTAATTTACCTACAGATGTGGCTATAAACTTGTATCCAAGTTTATGTTTTTTTGAAGGTACAAATGTAAGTGCTGGTCGCGGTACTTCTGGTCAGTTTCAAGTGTATGGCAGCCCGTTTTTAGATAAAGACGATTACACATTTAAATTTGTTCCTCAACCAAACGAAGGCGCTAAATATCCAAAACATAAAGGAGAAGTTTGCTATGGCGAAGATCTTAGAGATAGCAAACCATTAGGCAAAATACATTTAGACTACCTTATTAAGGCTTATAGCAATTCAATAGGGAAACAAGAATTTTTTAATGACTATTTTATCAAGTTAGCAGGAACAAAACAATTGCAAGATCAAATAGAAAGTGGAGTTTCAGAAAAAGACATTAAAGCCTCTTGGGCTAAAGGGCTTGCTGAATTTAAAACAATGAGAAGTGAGTATTTAATTTATAAATAA
- a CDS encoding YkgJ family cysteine cluster protein encodes MQDLINNLPKLAKDKHKENKTFFTKLKKKPPKQLDYIMQDLHEAEFERTDCLDCANCCKTTGPLFTPKDVERVSKHFKMKQQQFINTYLKLDEENDYVLQSVPCTFLGADNYCSIYEVRPKACREFPHTDRKKFQQISNLTLKNVAICPAAFNIVEAMRQRIKM; translated from the coding sequence ATGCAAGACCTAATAAATAATCTTCCAAAGCTCGCCAAAGATAAACATAAGGAAAATAAAACCTTCTTTACAAAGCTTAAAAAAAAGCCACCAAAGCAATTAGATTATATTATGCAGGATTTGCATGAAGCTGAATTTGAGCGTACAGATTGTTTAGATTGTGCTAATTGTTGTAAAACTACAGGGCCTTTATTTACTCCAAAGGATGTTGAACGTGTTTCGAAACACTTCAAAATGAAGCAACAACAATTTATTAATACTTATCTAAAATTAGACGAAGAAAACGATTATGTATTGCAATCAGTTCCTTGTACTTTTTTAGGTGCAGATAATTATTGTTCTATATATGAGGTGAGACCTAAAGCATGTCGGGAATTTCCTCATACTGATCGAAAAAAGTTTCAGCAAATATCAAATTTAACATTAAAAAATGTAGCTATTTGTCCTGCAGCTTTTAACATCGTTGAAGCCATGAGGCAGCGCATTAAAATGTAA
- a CDS encoding sterol desaturase family protein yields METLFNYFENITSQHRSLILVGGLTLFWLLEGALPLFKFKYKKWKHAVPNIFFTLTTIVINFSLAFLLVETSDWVQENQFGIINWIPNLPLWAYILLGVLLLDFIGAYLAHYVEHKVKPLWMVHLVHHTDHHVDTTTANRHHPLESVIRFVFTLAGVFIIGTPIAIVFIYQSLSLIATQFSHANIKLPNKVDKILSYILVSPNMHKVHHHYMLPYTDSNYGNIFSIWDRLFGTFMKLDPKLIVYGVDTFPDEKANGKIGMLLKQPFHKYRKPTSLNASK; encoded by the coding sequence TTGGAAACACTATTTAACTATTTCGAGAACATTACTTCGCAGCATAGAAGTTTAATTTTGGTTGGCGGATTAACTCTATTTTGGTTGCTAGAAGGTGCATTGCCTCTATTCAAATTTAAATATAAGAAATGGAAACATGCAGTGCCTAATATTTTTTTTACGTTAACAACTATTGTAATAAATTTTAGCTTGGCTTTTTTGTTAGTTGAAACTTCAGATTGGGTACAGGAAAACCAATTTGGAATTATTAATTGGATTCCAAACCTACCATTGTGGGCTTATATATTACTTGGTGTTTTACTTTTAGATTTTATTGGCGCATATCTAGCTCACTATGTCGAGCATAAAGTAAAACCACTTTGGATGGTGCATTTGGTACATCATACAGATCATCACGTAGATACGACAACTGCTAATAGGCATCATCCACTTGAAAGTGTCATTAGATTTGTATTTACACTAGCAGGTGTGTTTATTATTGGTACTCCAATAGCTATTGTGTTTATATATCAATCATTATCTCTCATAGCAACACAGTTTAGTCATGCTAACATTAAGTTGCCAAATAAAGTTGATAAAATATTGAGTTATATTCTTGTATCTCCAAACATGCATAAAGTACATCATCATTATATGTTACCATATACAGATAGTAATTATGGTAATATCTTTTCAATTTGGGATCGCCTATTCGGAACCTTTATGAAACTCGATCCTAAACTAATAGTTTATGGAGTTGATACGTTTCCTGATGAAAAAGCTAACGGAAAGATTGGAATGCTCCTAAAACAACCGTTTCATAAATACAGAAAACCTACTAGTCTAAATGCCTCAAAATAG
- a CDS encoding porin family protein translates to MTFRFKHIILIILSFNVVVSFAQDQKNDSIDAGTVNVVKPYTPKISDAFKIKETPSLNDSTTAKKKDIKYNIFSIPVASTFTPAKGKAATVDKEKAVKLYDNYASLGVGTYTTILGEVYLNHALSNTERVGGYFSHHSSAGDIEGVNFDNNFSETGLNAHYSQKLSDYSWKVNGGFQLQSYNWYGLPDQDINTFDVDHSFYTANFGGQISFEDEIIKNGSVLYRRFGDNQDSGENRFILKSEFDVPISDELITSEVTIDYIGGSFKRNYYADEDLNYGNFNLGIAPSYQLKQDDLTVNLGVNLVYLNDREASESKLFVYPNITASYRLVDELMIAYGGIEGGLIQNSYYDFAQENPFVSPTLIVAPTDQIYNVSIGLRGKLSNSLSYNINGHYLADNNRALFKTNPVIGTASENYQLGNSMGVVYDDVDTFSLAGELNVDVNRNFNLTMKAEYFAYNTDDQAEAWNLPDIEASLFLDYQIDAHWFAGANLFFVGERKDLFAIEQSFLPVDAPQTITLDSFFDVNAHVGYKINDQLSAFAKANNIGNQEYQRWLNYPVQGIQFLVGATYQFDF, encoded by the coding sequence ATGACTTTCAGATTTAAACATATAATTTTAATTATTCTAAGCTTTAATGTTGTCGTGTCTTTTGCACAAGATCAGAAAAATGATTCTATCGATGCTGGAACTGTAAACGTAGTTAAGCCCTATACACCAAAAATTTCAGACGCCTTTAAAATCAAAGAAACGCCCAGTTTAAACGATTCTACAACAGCTAAGAAAAAAGACATTAAATACAATATTTTTTCTATTCCTGTGGCTTCAACATTTACACCTGCAAAAGGAAAAGCCGCAACAGTAGACAAAGAAAAAGCAGTAAAGCTATACGATAACTATGCATCTTTAGGTGTTGGCACATACACGACTATTTTAGGTGAAGTGTATTTAAATCACGCTTTAAGTAATACCGAACGTGTTGGTGGTTATTTTAGTCATCATTCTTCAGCTGGTGATATTGAAGGTGTTAATTTTGATAACAACTTTTCTGAAACTGGACTCAATGCTCATTACAGTCAGAAGCTTAGCGATTATTCTTGGAAAGTTAATGGTGGATTTCAATTACAAAGTTATAATTGGTATGGATTGCCAGATCAAGATATTAATACGTTTGATGTTGATCATTCATTTTATACCGCAAATTTTGGTGGTCAAATCAGTTTTGAAGATGAAATCATCAAAAATGGGAGCGTTTTGTATAGACGCTTTGGAGATAATCAAGATTCAGGTGAAAATCGGTTTATCCTAAAGTCTGAATTTGATGTTCCAATAAGTGACGAATTGATTACTTCAGAGGTAACAATAGATTATATTGGAGGTTCCTTTAAGAGAAATTATTATGCAGATGAAGACTTAAATTATGGTAATTTTAATTTGGGAATAGCGCCAAGTTACCAATTGAAACAAGATGATTTAACTGTAAATTTGGGTGTTAATTTAGTATATCTTAACGATCGCGAAGCTAGTGAAAGCAAATTGTTTGTCTACCCAAATATTACAGCAAGTTATCGATTAGTCGATGAATTAATGATTGCTTATGGTGGAATAGAAGGCGGTTTAATTCAAAATTCATATTACGATTTTGCACAAGAAAATCCGTTTGTGTCACCTACTTTAATTGTAGCGCCTACAGATCAAATTTATAATGTATCTATAGGATTGAGAGGAAAGCTATCTAATAGTTTAAGTTATAATATTAACGGACATTATTTAGCGGATAATAATCGCGCTTTATTTAAAACAAATCCTGTAATAGGAACTGCTAGTGAGAACTATCAATTGGGAAATTCGATGGGTGTTGTTTATGATGATGTCGATACATTCTCGTTGGCTGGAGAGTTGAATGTGGATGTCAATCGAAACTTTAATTTAACCATGAAGGCTGAATATTTTGCTTATAATACAGATGATCAAGCCGAAGCATGGAATTTACCAGACATTGAAGCGTCCTTGTTTCTAGATTATCAAATTGATGCGCATTGGTTTGCTGGAGCTAATCTGTTTTTTGTAGGTGAACGTAAAGACCTATTTGCAATCGAGCAGAGTTTCTTGCCTGTTGATGCACCACAAACGATCACATTAGATAGTTTCTTTGATGTAAATGCACATGTTGGTTATAAAATTAATGACCAATTATCTGCCTTTGCAAAAGCAAATAATATTGGAAATCAAGAGTATCAACGTTGGTTAAATTATCCTGTTCAAGGGATTCAATTTTTAGTTGGAGCGACGTATCAGTTTGATTTTTGA